Sequence from the Panicum virgatum strain AP13 chromosome 5N, P.virgatum_v5, whole genome shotgun sequence genome:
CAGAAGGGCCGCAGTGAAACGAAAAAATCCTGTCATAAACCCTGTGGGGATCAGTGCTAATGGTTATTATGTTGGAAGCTCTTCCAATACTCAGTTATCTAACTCAGTGCAGCCAAATCCTGCTCCACTTCCTGAACCGTTTATTCCTCAAATGCCTTTAAGAATTGGCCAAAGTGGTTGGAATGGCCAACATTTAATCCAGCAAGAAGGATTTCAAAGGAATGTGAGAGCACGGCACAATCATAATATTTCACTGGAAGCTCGACCGGCTCCAGCTTACACAGCAAACACCATTCATCTCCCGTCATTTGGTTCAGCTGCAAGTGCTGTTCCCCTAGGTACATCAGTGGAAAGGAACCAAGCACCTGTTTCTGCACCATCAGGTTTGTATTCAATGCTTAATTAAATATGCTAGATATCTGATATGTTTCTAACATGAGGTGGTGGAAGCGAAACTCGACCCTTCAAAGTTTGGTTGGGAGTTGCTTTCATGAATTGATTTTAAAAACCAGTTAAACCCTTCTGTTCTATGTGATTGCAGTTTCTGCTGTTCATTTAGTTTATCGTTGTTGATACTTACAGCACAGGGGTTTTGATGGTTTTGTAGGTGTTCCAGGACTCGCTAGCAGGGCTCTGGATAGGACTTATTATCCTGCTATTGGAAGCAGCAATTCAAGTGTTGGTGCTGTCCCAACTGTCCCATCATCCAGCAGTGCAACATTTGCTAATGGTGGCTATGTTCCTAGGATTGTTCATGGTGGCGCTGTTCATGTCTACCCTCATCCAGCTCCCACAGCTTCCTCTGGCCCCAGAGCATTGCCCGTTGAGACAGTCATTCGGAGCTATCCACCTGCTATCTCTGCAGCTACATCTACATCTGTGCGGATGGAACCATCACCTGCCAGATCTGCAGCATCTTCTAGACATTCAAGGCATATAGCTGTGGGGCATGCTACTAATGGAAGGAATAGAAGGGCTAGGAGTTCTTACTATGGTTTTCATCCTTTGATGATTGAGGCAGAGGTAGATAGCCTTTTCTTCCTTGTTTCCATGAAATTAAGTTTATTTATTGTAGGACTTGAAACTGATATTGCTGCTGTTTGTGAAGCGGTTTATGATGGACCAATTGGTCTTTTACGaatcaagagcagcagcagctgaccCCCACAGAAACATGAGACTGGACATTGACAACATGAGTTACGAGGTAAATACAACATTTTGCTTCTTCCCTCCTCTTGCTCTTCAAATTTGAGCCTTTCTTCTAACTTTACCTTTGGATTGCCCACAGGACCTGTTGGCTTTAGGAGAATTTATGGGTAATGTCAACACAGGCTTGGCTGATGAAAAAATTTTGAAGTGTGTGAGAGAAGTGGTCTGCTGCAGCTCTGACCAAACGCAAAACGATCTAGATGACCAAGATGACGGGAGATGTGTCATTTGCCTGGTACGTTTTTGCAATACCTCTTTAAACTGATGTCTATATAACCATGTCCCGAATTGAATTCTGACTGATGGATGCATTATGGCAGGAGGATTACAAAGACAAGGATGTGCTGGGAACACTGAAATGCAACCATGACTTCCACGCTGATTGCATCAAGAAGTGGCTGCAGACGAAGAATTCATGCCCGGTGTGCAAAGCAGCCGCGGCTTAGGACACCAGTGGAGCACCAATTGTGCTCCTCGATCCATTGATTTTAGGCTCAGGTCATATTATCCCATTTTATTCTTTCCCCCCTAGCAATGTAAATAAATGCTAAGGTGATGAATCGATTATTGCATGGGTTGCAGTAAGCCCAAATTCTTTTGTTGTAGTGTAACAATCAAGTTAAAGTAAATTAACCATCAAGTGGTTACATGCTCATGTCGTGACTTTTGAATTTGCCGACGCTTTTAACACTTTAATTTAGTTGCGAGGTTCGTTTCTGCCAGCCTTACCTCTCCTGGATTATAGGTTTGGTGCGAGAACTCTAAGACATAGTTCTACTCGATGGTGAAGTTGCTTAGAGGCAAGCATTGGTGTATGGTTACTTTTGTTACAAGCTGCTTTAAAAATGTCTAAGATGTTTAAGCTGCAGATCTGTTGGTAGCTAGCATTTTAAGCTGTTACGATTCCTCTTGCAATCAGGTATTGTGCAATTGTGCATGTACATGGATGCACCACCATGCTGATGGGGACGGTTGGATCGGGTGTTAGCATCGTGGCTGGCCGGAGCACACCGGAACCTGCCATCCCGATCGTATTCGTTCTTGTTTGCTGCCGGGCTAGGAGAGGAGAATTATTGGACCATTTCCTGCCCTCTGGAAAATCATACGTTAGATGCACCGGCTATTCATGATGAAAGAAAATGCACCAGCTGCTCGCTTACTTTTGCCCCTGAAATATTCCCTGGCGATCTGATTCGGTGACACCACTGGACAGAGTGTCTTAGTGGTGAGGAACAGAGGAGCCCTGGTAGATCCTGAATCCTGACCTGCACTCTCTCTGGATCCATTTAGGAGGGTTGGATTGACCTAGCAGTCTGATTTAAGCTGGTGTAAAAGTTAAACAAAATCACAAGGCACTGAATCTAAGTTATGTTCATCCTAAAGAATGTAATAGCAAGGTTGCTGAAGTGCTAGTGGACAGTCTAACAGTGATATCTGTATCTAGTGCCCAAGTAAGTTGATTGCTCCCGGGGGGGAAAAAAACTAGCTAGAACCTACTTCATTTACCAGAACTGTAAATCCTCCCCTGTTGCTTTGAGTTGTCCAATAACAAACCCTACCCAATTACGAAACCTCCCTGCTAATCTCCCGGGTCCCGGCTAAGAGACAAACATCAGTTTGTCATTCAATTGCATTCATTTGTCCCGTTCCAAGTTCCGTTAAATTGGCAAAATCATTTTCAACTAATCAGTCAGTTCTGCACTCTCACCAAAACAACAGCCCATCACCCATCACTAACCCTTCCTCACACACCATGCAAATCACCATCACTACCACCTCGCCATGGTCAGAAAGAGGAGGAAAAATCGGAGCCCCCACTGCACTCCTCGCTGGCTAAGGCTTGCTGCAGCTTGAAGCGACCCCGGCTGTTAGCCTGTTCCACCTCGGCAGCTCACCTCCCCGTTCGGTGCCCTGTAACTGTATCTGACTTACCCCCACCACCTCTCTTACAGCTCACTCCTCTCGTGCCCCTGCTGCCCCCAACCACCTCTGCTATAAGTGGCCGCGTCATGGGCCTCCTCCCTCGACACTGCCACACTGATCGATCGACGACCCACCTGCGCTTCGTTGCGTGGCAAGCCAGTCACGACTCGCAAGGAGTAGCGAGAGCGATCGCCATGCAGCTGGCCATGCGGAGACTCGTGCGCGTCCTCGTGGCGCTCGGCGtggtcgccgcggcggcggcgcagcaggccccgacggcggcgccggccacgcccacgcccacgccggcaacccccgcggcgccggcgccggtggccgCGTCGAGCAACATCACGGGCGTGCTGGCCAAGGGCGGGCAGTTCAACACCTTCATCCGGCTGCTCAAGTCCACGGGCGTGGCGTCGCAAATCGACAACCAGGTCTCCAACGGCGGCAACGGGATCACGGTGTTCGCGCCCACGGACAACGCCTTCACGTCGCTGCCCTCCGGCACGCTCAACTCGCTCTCCGACCAGGACAAGAACGCGCTCGTCCAGTACCACGTCGTCTCCACCGCCATCCCCCAGTCGCAGTTCGACACCGTCAGCAACCCGCTCCGGACGCAGGCCGGCAGCAGCTCGCCGGGGGAGTACCCGCTCAACGTCACCGCCGTCGGCGGCCAGCAGGTGAACATCTCCACCGGGGTCGTCAACGCCACCGTCGACAACACCCTCTACACCGGCGACAACCTCGTCGTCTACCAGGTCAACAAGGTGCTGCTGCCGGCGAAGCTCTTCGGCACTCCCGAggcccccgcgcccgcgccgctcgcgccggccaAGAAGAAGGGCAAGACGCCGGCGTCCGTCGCGGACTCGCCCGAGGCCGAGGCGTCCCCGGACGCGACCACGTCGCTCGCAGCGGCGAGGGTGACGGGAGGTGGCCTCGCGGCGGCTCTTGCGCTGGCAGCCGTGTGGTGGGGGCTGTAATGACGGCGATGAGAGTGTGAGATCCCCGTGACGTCATCAGTTCCATCTTTTTTTATACTTTTTTTGCAGGTCTTTTTTTTAAACGTGTTTTTCGCAGGTCTTGTtggtcttttctttttcactttgGCCATTTTTGGATGAATTATTCTTCATTGCCATTGCAGTTGAAGCAGATTCATCTGCACAAATTGACACgatgagaaaaaaaatgcaaggaCCGGAACAATTTTTTACATGGTAAAACAATAGTTCTACAACTTCTTTctcaaaagaagaaagaaagagagaataACTAGTAGCTTTGCAACCTGTCAGAAGCGTAAAAGaactaagaaaaaaaatgaaattcaGTTAAAATTTGTCAAATGcaaatcaatcaatcaagaaggtCACAATGAGCTTTCCATGCTCGAAGTACTTGCAGTTGCAGGTGCATTACGGCACCATGAACAAGACATCGATTGCTCACCTCCTCAGCAGTTCAGTTGTATCTCGATCGATTCATCTGGAAACGTATCTCTGTCAGAAACTGGTTTTGGCTTGGTGCATCATGGTCCAGTATCCCAAAATGTTGTGCTAAACTGATATCTTGCTCCATGGGCCAGACGACCAATTAAGATCCTGTTTGGATGGACTAAGCTAGGAAGGTTAAGTTTACCTCTAGGTGTATTACTAATACACTAAGAATAGGCTAAAGAAGGACTTTAGAACTAATGGGTATTAATATATGCAAAAATAAGAGGTGTATTAATACACTAAGCATAGGCTAATCAAGGAGTAATTAGAACTGATGGGTTCTAACCATCAATTAGCTTTTATCATATCTATGCAAAAATAAGCGGACTAAAGTTTAGCTTTGAGATCCAAACGTGGCCTAAGCTTTCTGCAGGGTACAGTACGTGGAGCTGCACGACTCTAGCGCAGGACAATTTTGGAAGAGTAGCAATCGCTGCAAAATTCTCAAACTCGACACCCTTTTCAAACTCTTGCTGGCTTGTTGCTCCTGACCTTGGGCCAGACCACCCTAGGCAGATTCGTGATCTCTTCTAGGCCACCTAGGCCTTTGATTTGAACCCTTTGTTGGCTGATTATCTTTGACAGGCCGTCCGGGAGAGGCCCTTTGAAAAGGAACTGATTTGAACCCTTTGATTTTGCATGGCATTTTCGTTTTCAAACTCCCATGAGAGCATATCTGATGGTGCAATCCCCCAGTTTTAAATAGCATGGACAGTAATTGTAGTTGCAGTCTCATGGAGGCGAAGATACCTCAGCCTCGATGGGTTTTGAGGTAATATCCGGCAACACAAAACGCCCGCTGCAACCGTCCAGTGGACAATGGGATTCGCTGAAGCGTACATCCTCTTACTTATCATATCAGTTCCTGGCATTCCGTTGATACCAAAAATGCCAAATTCGCATCAACACGACGCCACCTCTCAACTCTGTAAGACTGTAAACAACCGCTCTTCCAACCATATATCATTTGTGCACGATACCCGCCCCAGCAACAGTTTGGTCAGTGATAATTCTATCAAATCGACGCAGTTCCGCCACTGGAAACTCTGCCAAGCTAGTCTCTCGCTGATGCTTTTAAATTTTAATTCTACAACCAATCTCGCAGCTGGATTGGTAAGTCACCGAGACAACAGCAGGTGTTCATGGCATACCAGTaccacttcttttttttttaattctgcGAACGATGGCACGCCACGTGAGCTTGTCAGCAGAAGTGGCCAGCCCCGTAGAATTGGCTTGGGATAGGAAAGACAAGGAAAGAAGCTGGTGCAGACGGACGAACGATGCACGCAGAGCCGGCCGGTCTGCAGCGTGAGCCTGCAGCTGGATCGCGAAACCACCAGGCCACCACACTCAGGGTTTCAGGACCGCCAAACCGCCGGGGTCCGgtgccggtataccggtccggtttggtcggaaaccggtcggtaccggtcgaattcaaatttgaattcaaaaaactcagttcaaccggttggTACTGGTATACTGGCCGGTTAGACtgatttaccggccggtttgaattcaaatccaaatttaaaatcgcatgtgtaaccggtttggaacggtataccggccggtttgaccggtttaccaagtgggtcttAATGGACcatctcatttttttcttttcttttttggtttaactttaaatgacCGAAAAGTAtattaaacgaacgaatttttgagaaaatttgacatcattagattcgtcgcaccttaaagtatttttaggaattttttgggaatttttcattttttgaattcaaatttgaattttgaatttgggccgatttggtaccggcccaaaccggaccggtttgaccggagcggttcccaccggttttgtaAACCGACCACACCACCAGACTAGCACCTCCGGGTTCGCCGCGAATGCAAAACCGTGTGGCTCGCTGCGCAAAGCTGCTGCTGATTCTTCGTACACGGCCCTCCAAACCTCCTccattttgttttctttttttttaaaaaaaacggaACCGGCCCTCCATTTTTCCTTCGCTCCCAAGGAACCAGCAACTGTGCAGACTGCAAGCGCAAGCCgtctgcaggctgcagccgcCGGGTGCAAGAGGATCCCTCATCCTCCTTATCTTTCCAGCTGCAGCAAGTTACAACAAAATCCGCCTatatttagttctcaaaaaatttcttacaataccatcacatcgaatctttggatatatatatgaaatattaaatgcaataaaaaatttaattataCAATTTAATTGTTTCATACGAGGCGATTTTTTTTagcttaattaattcataattagatattaattactaaataacaacgaaagtgttTCCAAACCAAAAGATTTTCGTTTAAAAAAACTGTAAAGTCCGCGCGCTACCTGCTGTTGCACAAGTGACAAAGACTACGTACGCCTTGCATTGCCTGGCTGCCATTGTGCCGGGCAAACCACAGCTCATAGAGgcattcttttctttctttcttcggTCTCTGGGAATCCGAGCTATCCGATCGCCCCCAAGCTGGCAATTTTAGACTGAGTCCAACAGCAGAGGCAATTCCATTTTTACCTCTCGAGTTGACACTGTACATCGCAAAATCTCTTTCCAACAGCAGATGCAAAAGCCTGAGGCAATTTGCCTTCGAGGAGAGAGGGTGTGTAAAAATACATCCCCTCTCTCCTCGAATGCATTtcgcgagcagcggcggcgaggcggagggtgCGCGGGGGCGGCTTCACAGGGCGAGCGCGGTTTCGCGGTGGGAGGCaagcgcggcggaggagcaccGGTGGGAGTCGAGCGCCTCGCGGCATCGAGATCTGCTACTGCCGCCGGCCcgaagctgctgctgccgccaccACAGAGAGCCGGCGCCGGAGCTCGAGCCCAATCCATGGCCGTGCGGCGCCGGCCTGCTCTGCCACGGGAGAAGAGGACGGCGGCCCCGAGCAGGAGCAAGGGAGGGGCCGCGGCGGGAGAAGGGGACAACGGCGCGGGCTTGCTCCCCCGTGTCCATGGCCGGCGGatccatccccccccccccccccgctccctccgccggcgagggcgcccctcccatggccgccgccccgcgcgcgtcTCCTGTCCGAGATCCAGCCGGGGCGGGCTCCGCGGCGGGCCGGCGTGGTGGCGCGGGGCCGGCCAGCGTGGCGGCGCGGCCTGCACGGCGGTGACGACGACGCGCAGGAGCAGAGGACGcagaggagcaggggaggctgGGTCTTCCTGATCTCCGGCGGATCCCGGCGACCGTgaacctccttccccttctctccctcctctccgacGGATCCCGGGCGCGGCCAAGCGAGGTGGGTGGAGCTACTGCCGCCAAAGCAAGGGAGGCTGGCGCAGGGCCTGTCGCAGCTATAGCAGGAGAGGCCGGCGGAGCCTCATGCTGCCGTTGAGCTCCTCCCTGGCGGGCGCCCCCTCGCTccgcctccctccttccccgagGCCGCGGCCGGTAGCGACAAGCAGAGCTCGAGCGCGCGGCACTACAGCGGGTGCGCGCAGCCGGCGTGGCCCCCCTCCTCAACTCCGGCGGGCGCGGCCCCTTCCCCTGCGCcaccgcggcgtgcggcgtggcTTGCGTGCGGCCGTGGCCGGCGTGCTTACGGCGCTGCCCCTCCTCTTCCCCGCGGTTTTTGCGTCGTGTTGTATGCTTTCGCTGTTGGAGAGACAAATTTTTTGCCTATCCAACCTCTACTGTACACGCGAGGCAAATGCCAATTTGCCTTCCAATTTTGCACTGCATTGTTGGAGTCAGTCtttgtggcagccccgcctaaattaatccggcttaagcgcgctaaccatcatcaaaacaacaatcagggttaacacgcacttaaaacggagtaatccggcagtgctgtcgggtaaaatcccgattaaaccacttgaacaggatcgacaaagcagtccagagaatgcaacattccacaaattttacagcatagagtatgaaattaaattattattacaaaccaagtttgaattcataAAAGTATAACAGAGTTTAAGTTTGAcggaaaacgaacgatagtctagcgacgaaacaagacgtcatgatgaagcccgtacatgacgtcagccacatcctcagatgtaccacctgaaaaaacaaa
This genomic interval carries:
- the LOC120672968 gene encoding E3 ubiquitin-protein ligase MBR1-like, with translation MARSNHGHIQLPEMDHIQPMNVPHNESLPLGQKLLVHHDAPLRIGHSSHGNVTVRSSDLPSSGHPEQTLGYRVGNPGTSHAPFVHCPAGSSSSHLAEPAVSYPHRSEEGFAPVSSHMENRRAAVKRKNPVINPVGISANGYYVGSSSNTQLSNSVQPNPAPLPEPFIPQMPLRIGQSGWNGQHLIQQEGFQRNVRARHNHNISLEARPAPAYTANTIHLPSFGSAASAVPLGTSVERNQAPVSAPSGVPGLASRALDRTYYPAIGSSNSSVGAVPTVPSSSSATFANGGYVPRIVHGGAVHVYPHPAPTASSGPRALPVETVIRSYPPAISAATSTSVRMEPSPARSAASSRHSRHIAVGHATNGRNRRARSSYYGFHPLMIEAERFMMDQLVFYESRAAAADPHRNMRLDIDNMSYEDLLALGEFMGNVNTGLADEKILKCVREVVCCSSDQTQNDLDDQDDGRCVICLEDYKDKDVLGTLKCNHDFHADCIKKWLQTKNSCPVCKAAAA
- the LOC120675724 gene encoding fasciclin-like arabinogalactan protein 11, which gives rise to MQLAMRRLVRVLVALGVVAAAAAQQAPTAAPATPTPTPATPAAPAPVAASSNITGVLAKGGQFNTFIRLLKSTGVASQIDNQVSNGGNGITVFAPTDNAFTSLPSGTLNSLSDQDKNALVQYHVVSTAIPQSQFDTVSNPLRTQAGSSSPGEYPLNVTAVGGQQVNISTGVVNATVDNTLYTGDNLVVYQVNKVLLPAKLFGTPEAPAPAPLAPAKKKGKTPASVADSPEAEASPDATTSLAAARVTGGGLAAALALAAVWWGL